A window of Gemmatimonadota bacterium contains these coding sequences:
- a CDS encoding class I SAM-dependent methyltransferase gives MAPNDDRSRTFERTEYRRVIAWPERIRREAPFLSATVGQASPRRLLDVGCGTGEHAAHFAGQGWDAVGIDIATNMIDDALELEGAAQSGGSLRFEVRAAAEAGGLPDAPFGAAICLGNTLAFHRTEEELLATFRGIAAALAPGGLFLFQLLNYRRILEKRVRDLAPGFRPLPEEEGDGEIVFARFLDPKDDGTVDFYPVTLTLRPDSEEPVRLRSARCVTHRGWVRAELEDALTRAGFSDFSAFGTMAEVPYDPECSPDLVMMARRTGGE, from the coding sequence ATGGCACCGAACGATGATCGATCCCGGACATTCGAGCGCACCGAGTACCGTCGGGTGATCGCATGGCCGGAACGCATTCGTAGAGAAGCACCTTTTCTGAGCGCCACCGTGGGGCAGGCCTCGCCTCGGCGCCTCCTGGATGTCGGGTGTGGAACGGGCGAACACGCCGCGCACTTCGCCGGGCAGGGCTGGGATGCGGTCGGGATCGACATCGCGACGAACATGATTGACGACGCGCTCGAACTGGAGGGCGCCGCACAAAGCGGCGGCTCGCTTCGCTTCGAAGTGCGTGCGGCAGCCGAAGCGGGCGGCCTCCCCGACGCTCCGTTTGGCGCGGCCATCTGTCTCGGGAACACGCTGGCATTCCATCGCACGGAAGAGGAGCTTCTGGCCACCTTCCGGGGGATCGCCGCCGCTCTTGCGCCCGGGGGGCTCTTTCTGTTCCAGCTCCTGAACTACCGCAGGATTCTGGAGAAGCGCGTGCGTGATCTTGCGCCGGGGTTTCGTCCCCTTCCGGAAGAGGAGGGGGACGGGGAGATTGTGTTCGCGCGGTTTCTCGACCCGAAGGATGACGGAACCGTGGACTTCTACCCGGTGACGCTGACGCTGCGGCCCGACTCGGAAGAGCCGGTTCGGTTGCGATCCGCGCGATGCGTGACGCACCGGGGCTGGGTGCGCGCCGAACTGGAAGACGCACTCACACGGGCGGGCTTCTCGGACTTCTCCGCATTCGGAACAATGGCGGAGGTGCCGTACGATCCCGAGTGCTCCCCGGACCTGGTGATGATGGCCCGGCGCACCGGGGGCGAATGA